The following proteins are encoded in a genomic region of Sorangiineae bacterium MSr12523:
- a CDS encoding MbtH family protein, with product MQHDDEDRTQYKVVVNHEEQYSIWPAHRANPLGWSDAGKSGSKTECLAHIKEVWIDMRPRSLREKMQEN from the coding sequence ATGCAACACGATGACGAAGATCGAACGCAGTACAAAGTCGTAGTCAATCACGAGGAGCAATACTCGATTTGGCCTGCCCATCGAGCGAATCCGCTCGGCTGGAGCGACGCCGGCAAGAGCGGCTCGAAGACCGAGTGTTTGGCCCATATCAAAGAAGTCTGGATCGACATGCGTCCGCGGAGCCTCCGCGAGAAGATGCAGGAGAACTAG
- a CDS encoding thioesterase domain-containing protein has protein sequence MEPNQNKRKWLLRRPKDDAPARIFCLPYSGCGASMYSRWPERIGPAEVCLLQPPGRENRLRDAHYGTYEALAADLVPVLLPYLDRPFAFFGHCGGALPGFATALHLTRALQERGPSEHAPVPSCLFISSQVAPHRGPYGRFLSMDDGELAIELEGLVRAMGGVPDPSLVELGLEVLRADVEANKGYRLDAPVKLPCAITVFGWEEDREVAPSLMEGWDAYTEAGSFRQIVLEGSHYEFLKAPMPLLAEMASDMRKAIERYPHATR, from the coding sequence ATGGAACCGAACCAAAACAAGCGCAAGTGGCTCTTGCGGCGCCCGAAAGACGACGCACCGGCCCGAATTTTCTGCCTGCCGTATTCCGGTTGCGGCGCCTCGATGTACAGCCGATGGCCGGAACGCATTGGTCCCGCCGAGGTGTGCCTTCTGCAGCCCCCCGGGCGCGAAAATCGCCTGCGTGATGCGCACTACGGCACGTACGAGGCCCTGGCTGCCGATCTCGTGCCGGTGCTGCTGCCGTACCTCGATCGGCCGTTCGCCTTTTTCGGGCACTGCGGCGGCGCCCTGCCGGGTTTCGCGACGGCGCTGCATCTCACGCGCGCCTTGCAGGAGCGCGGGCCGTCGGAGCACGCGCCCGTGCCTTCGTGTCTTTTCATTTCGTCGCAAGTTGCCCCGCACCGGGGACCCTATGGACGATTCCTCTCGATGGACGATGGCGAGCTCGCGATCGAGCTCGAGGGGCTCGTTCGTGCCATGGGCGGTGTTCCCGATCCGAGCCTCGTCGAACTGGGGCTCGAGGTGCTGCGCGCCGACGTGGAGGCCAACAAGGGCTACCGCCTCGATGCGCCGGTGAAGCTACCGTGCGCGATCACCGTGTTCGGCTGGGAGGAGGACCGCGAGGTGGCGCCCAGCCTGATGGAGGGGTGGGACGCGTACACGGAGGCGGGCTCGTTCCGCCAGATCGTGCTCGAAGGCTCGCACTACGAGTTCCTCAAGGCGCCCATGCCGCTGCTCGCCGAAATGGCCAGCGACATGCGCAAGGCAATCGAAAGGTATCCCCATGCAACACGATGA
- a CDS encoding cytochrome P450: MKISVPREPLEVDLDAIDLFDPELYASGDPHPLWKALRQRAPIHRQTLRDGRFFWSVTKYDDANDVLRDHTRFTSQRGTLLCILGQDDPASGKMMAATDPPRHGAMREPLMKMLSHRSLNERKPQIRRIVHRLLAPLADGATWDIAEAGANFPMAFTGTLMGLPEADWPRLTRLTTMAIAPDDSEFQEGSSRATLAASHHELFEYFSDEVHRRDGSRDRDLIDFLIRMEAGGERLRHDEIVYNCYSLLLGANVTTPHAIATTVQAFIEHPGEYRRLLERPALVPSAVEEGLRWASPANHFMRYAVRDLTLRGVSIQRGDALAVWLGSANRDEDAFPDPYRFDVGRTPNRHIAFGFGPHYCIGAPLARIALNLLFEEIVRVVEAFEGRGPAVHLKSNFVAGLKHLPVAARLRAGAAELLESA, from the coding sequence ATGAAGATCTCCGTGCCCCGAGAGCCGCTCGAGGTCGATCTCGATGCGATCGATCTCTTCGACCCCGAGCTGTACGCATCGGGCGATCCGCACCCGCTGTGGAAAGCGCTGCGGCAACGCGCCCCGATTCACCGCCAGACGCTCCGCGATGGGCGTTTCTTTTGGTCGGTGACCAAGTACGACGACGCCAACGATGTCCTGCGCGATCACACGCGCTTCACGTCGCAACGCGGCACCTTGCTGTGCATTCTCGGTCAGGACGATCCGGCCAGCGGAAAGATGATGGCCGCCACGGACCCGCCCCGCCACGGGGCGATGCGTGAGCCGCTGATGAAGATGCTCTCGCACCGCTCGTTGAATGAGCGCAAGCCGCAGATCCGCCGCATCGTGCACAGGCTGCTCGCGCCCCTCGCGGACGGGGCGACCTGGGACATTGCGGAAGCGGGGGCGAACTTTCCCATGGCCTTCACCGGGACCCTGATGGGCCTTCCGGAAGCCGACTGGCCTCGTCTCACGCGGCTCACCACCATGGCGATCGCGCCCGACGATTCGGAGTTCCAGGAGGGAAGCTCCCGCGCCACCTTGGCAGCCTCGCACCACGAGCTGTTCGAGTACTTCTCCGACGAGGTGCACCGGCGCGATGGCAGCCGCGATCGCGATCTCATCGACTTCCTGATCCGGATGGAGGCGGGCGGTGAGCGGCTCCGCCACGACGAGATCGTGTACAACTGCTACAGCCTGCTGCTGGGCGCGAACGTCACCACGCCCCACGCCATCGCGACGACCGTGCAGGCGTTCATCGAGCACCCCGGCGAGTACCGCCGCTTGCTCGAACGGCCCGCCCTCGTACCGAGCGCCGTGGAGGAGGGACTGCGCTGGGCGTCACCGGCGAACCACTTCATGCGCTATGCCGTGCGCGATCTGACCTTGCGCGGCGTGTCCATCCAGCGCGGCGATGCGCTGGCCGTCTGGCTTGGCTCGGCGAATCGGGACGAGGACGCGTTTCCCGATCCGTACCGCTTCGACGTGGGGCGCACTCCGAATCGGCACATCGCCTTTGGCTTCGGTCCGCACTATTGCATCGGCGCCCCGCTGGCCCGCATTGCGCTGAATCTGCTGTTCGAGGAGATCGTCCGTGTGGTGGAGGCCTTCGAGGGGCGAGGTCCGGCCGTGCACCTCAAGTCGAACTTCGTCGCCGGTCTCAAACATCTGCCGGTGGCGGCGCGCTTGCGGGCCGGCGCCGCCGAGCTGCTCGAGAGCGCCTGA